The following coding sequences are from one Hypomesus transpacificus isolate Combined female unplaced genomic scaffold, fHypTra1 scaffold_443, whole genome shotgun sequence window:
- the xkr9 gene encoding XK-related protein 9, translating to MISSESQYTKLRWICTVIGLVLYLVDVGTDIVLGITYFIARDFVWSGLTLLFMLLGAVSTQIFSYAWYRDDMRNVLINPDGNSRISGMSKCGLTLLHLSGMGVFTRYYHLLKKGYRAVWSKPSDNIIDEKDQRLRLFGLATDLSMLKLFETFLESVPQLLLQLYIILGHDYRSITQYVSLVGSFVNITWSIVDYRRCLRRSLTHVNEMPSGLPLAVYMLYKLLTITSHILSYTLLLVLNIYSTIAMLIIWTLGTMWAFWLQTNFCTSKGLEYLYRAIVGVILTFTFFNVKGQHTRSAMCVYYVLHVLVNLSAPVLLMLLQPEVKDTEYFCPVTLLIEVTTVLGLLCLVVYYTLLHPRENPRQSDEVDGQYMEPRSVERMTRFLQP from the exons ATGATCTCTTCAGAGTCTCAATACACTAAACTGCGATGGATATGCACCGTTATTGGACTAGTGCTTTACTTGGTGGATGTTGGGACCGACATTGTATTAGGAATTACTTATTTTATAGCCAGAGACTTTGTCTGGTCTGGACTCACTCTTCTTTTTATGCTGCTTGGAGCAGTAAGCACACAGATATTCAGCTACGCGTGGTACAGGGACGATATGAGGAACGTCCTGATCAACCCTGATGGGAACAGTAGGATATCTGGAATGTCCAAATGTGGACTAACTCTGCTCCACTTATCAGGCATGGGTGTCTTCACCAG GTATTATCACCTGCTGAAGAAGGGTTACCGTGCTGTTTGGTCGAAACCATCTGACAACATTATCGATGAGAAGGACCAGAGACTACGACTGTTTGGTCTTGCCACCGATCTGAGCATGCTCAAACTGTTTGAGACTTTCTTGGAGAGTGTTCCTCAGTTGCTTCTTCAGCTCTACATCATTCTGGGACACGACTACAGGTCCATCACacagt ATGTGTCCCTGGTGGGCTCGTTTGTCAACATCACCTGGTCCATTGTGGACTACCGGCGCTGTCTCCGCAGATCCCTGACCCACGTCAACGAGATGCCCTCCGGCCTGCCCTTGGCTGTCTACATGCTCTACAAGCTCCTGACTATCACCTCACACATCCTGAGCTACACCCTCCTCCTGGTGCTGAACATCTACAGCACCATAGCCATGCTCATCATCTGGACCCTGGGGACAATGTGGGCCTTttggctccagactaacttctGTACATCCAAAGGTTTGGAGTATCTCTACAGGGCTATCGTAGGAGTCATCCTCACCTTCACCTTCTTCAACGTTAAAGGCCAACACACTAGATCAGCCATGTGTGTGTACTACGTGCTTCACGTTCTGGTCAACCTGTCTGCTCCGgtgctgctgatgctgctgcAGCCTGAGGTCAAGGACACGGAGTACTTCTGTCCCGTCACGCTGTTGATCGAGGTAACTACCGTTCTGGGGCTGTTGTGTTTGGTGGTCTACTACACCCTCCTGCACCCCAGAGAGAACCCGCGGCAGTCTGACGAGGTGGATGGGCAATACATGGAGCCGCGCTCCGTGGAGAGGATGACTCGTTTCTTGCAGCCTTGA